In one Brassica oleracea var. oleracea cultivar TO1000 chromosome C9, BOL, whole genome shotgun sequence genomic region, the following are encoded:
- the LOC106313073 gene encoding calmodulin-binding receptor-like cytoplasmic kinase 3 gives MGGNDWSFTRLAFTALLMLLHPKETSSFVGSTVCQSDHFTYKKVYQRGSSFAINGNPVDRIHFCEAMLIHKAKGCVLGDSFRDLCYLLGGRRFLEEKHVKDSENNEAESENRHVKVSLAASGFLLFCCAICCPCFHKERKANSHEVLPKESNSVHQVSSFEMSPSSDKIPPSPFRAPPSPSRVPQSPSRYAMSPRPSRMGPLSLTMSQIQTATNNFSDDNQIGEGGFGIVYKGILDDRQVVAIKRAKKEHFENLRKEFKSEVDLLSKIGHRNLVKLLGYVDKGDERLIITEYVRNGTLRDHLDGTRGSTLSFNQRLEIVIDVCHGLTYLHSYAERQIIHRDIKSSNILLTDSMRAKVADFGFARGGPSDSNQTHILTQVKGTVGYLDPEYMRTYQLTAKSDVYSFGILLVEILTGRRPVEAKKPHDERITVRWAFDKYNEGKVLELVDPKARERVDEKILKKMFSLAFQCAAPTRKERPDMEAVGKQLWAIRSTYLRRSVEQK, from the exons ATGGGTGGAAATGATTGGAGCTTCACAAGATTGGCGTTCACTGCTTTGTTAATGTTATTGCATCCCAAGGAAACTTCATCCTTTGTGGGCTCAACTGTTTGTCAATCTGATCATTTTACCTACAAAAAGGTTTACCAACGAGGGAGTTCATTCGCCATAAACGGGAATCCAGTGGACAGAATCCACTTTTGCGAAGCCATGCTGATTCACAAAGCCAAAGGTTGTGTCCTTGGGGACTCTTTTAGAGACCTCTGCTATCTACTAG GAGGGAGAAGGTTTCTGGAAGAAAAACATGTAAAAGATTCTGAAAACAATGAGGCTGAATCTGAAAATCGCCATGTGAAAGTCAGCTTGGCAGCAAGCGGGTTTCTTCTCTTCTGTTGTGCGATTTGTTGTCCTTGCTTCCATAAGGAGAGGAAAGCAAATAGTCACGAAGTACTACCCAAGGAATCTAACTCAG TGCACCAAGTTTCCTCGTTTGAAATGAGCCCTTCTTCTGATAAGATTCCCCCAAGTCCATTCCGGGCACCACCAAGTCCGTCCCGGGTACCTCAAAGCCCATCTAGATATGCTATGTCCCCAAGACCTAGCAGGATGGGACCCTTGAGTCTGACCATGAGTCAAATTCAGACAGCAACTAACAATTTCTCAGACGACAATCAGATTGGTGAAGGAGGGTTTGGGATAGTCTATAAGGGCATTTTAGATGATCGCCAGGTGGTTGCCATTAAACGAGCAAAAAAG GAACACTTTGAGAATCTGCGAAAGGAATTCAAAAGTGAAGTTGATCTTTTGTCGAAAATAGGCCATCGGAACCTAGTGAAGCTTCTTGGTTATGTAGACAAAGGAGACGAGCGACTTATCATAACCGAGTATGTCCGAAATGGTACACTCCGGGATCACTTGGATG GTACTCGTGGAAGCACTCTTAGTTTCAATCAGAGGTTGGAGATCGTGATTGATGTTTGCCATGGATTGACTTATCTCCATTCTTATGCAG AAAGACAGATAATACACCGTGACATAAAATCATCAAACATTCTCCTCACGGATAGCATGAGAGCCAAAGTGGCAGACTTTGGGTTTGCAAGAGGCGGTCCGTCTGACTCTAACCAGACCCACATTTTGACCCAAGTGAAAGGAACAGTTGGTTATCTTGATCCTGAGTACATGAGGACTTACCAGCTTACCGCCAAAAGCGATGTTTACTCGTTCGGGATTTTGCTTGTGGAGATACTCACAGGTCGTCGCCCAGTGGAGGCCAAGAAGCCTCATGATGAAAGGATTACGGTTCGTTGG GCATTTGACAAGTACAATGAAGGCAAAGTGCTTGAACTGGTGGATCCAAAGGCCAGGGAGCGAGTAGACGAAAAGATACTAAAGAAGATGTTCAGTTTGGCTTTTCAATGTGCTGCTCCTACACGAAAAGAGCGACCGGACATGGAAGCTGTTGGGAAGCAGCTTTGGGCCATACGATCCACTTATCTTAGGCGATCAGTGGAACAAAAATAA